In Canis lupus baileyi chromosome X, mCanLup2.hap1, whole genome shotgun sequence, one DNA window encodes the following:
- the LOC140628745 gene encoding diphosphoinositol polyphosphate phosphohydrolase 3-beta isoform X1 has translation MKCKPNQTRTYDPEGFKKRAACLCFRSEREDEVLLVSSSRYPDRWIVPGGGMEPEEEPGGAAVREVYEEAGVKGKLGRLLGIFEQNQDRKHRTYVYVLTVTEILEDWEDSVSIGRKREWFKIEDAIKVLQCHKPVHAEYLEKLKLGGSPTNGNSVAASLPQSDP, from the exons ATGAAGTGCAAGCCGAACCAGACGCGCACCTACGACCCGGAGGGGTTCAAGAAGCGAGCGGCGTGCCTGTGCTTCCGGAGCGAGCGCGAGGACGAGGTGCTGTTAGTGAGTAGCAGTCGGTACCCGGACCGCTGGATTGTGCCGGGCGGGGGCATGGAGCCCGAGGAGGAGCCGGGCGGTGCAGCAGTCCGAGAGGTGTACGAAGAGGCGGGAGTGAAGGGGAAGTTAGGCCGGCTCCTGGGCATTTTCGAGCAGAACCAAGACCGCAAGCACAGAACGTACGTGTACGTACTGACTGTCACTGAGATTCTGGAGGATTGGGAAGATTCGGTTAGCATTGGGAGGAAGCGAGAGTGGTTCAAAATCGAAGATGCGATCAAGGTTCTCCAGTGCCACAAGCCCGTGCATGCCGAATATCTGGAAAAACTAAAGCTGGGCGGTTCCCCAACCAATGGAAACTCCGTGGCCGCGTCCCTGCCACAGAGCGATCCCTA A
- the LOC140628745 gene encoding diphosphoinositol polyphosphate phosphohydrolase 3-beta isoform X2, whose protein sequence is MKCKPNQTRTYDPEGFKKRAACLCFRSEREDEVLLVSSSRYPDRWIVPGGGMEPEEEPGGAAVREVYEEAGVKGKLGRLLGIFEQNQDRKHRTYVYVLTVTEILEDWEDSVSIGRKREWFKIEDAIKVLQCHKPVHAEYLEKLKLGGSPTNGNSVAASLPQSDP, encoded by the coding sequence ATGAAGTGCAAGCCGAACCAGACGCGCACCTACGACCCGGAGGGGTTCAAGAAGCGAGCGGCGTGCCTGTGCTTCCGGAGCGAGCGCGAGGACGAGGTGCTGTTAGTGAGTAGCAGTCGGTACCCGGACCGCTGGATTGTGCCGGGCGGGGGCATGGAGCCCGAGGAGGAGCCGGGCGGTGCAGCAGTCCGAGAGGTGTACGAAGAGGCGGGAGTGAAGGGGAAGTTAGGCCGGCTCCTGGGCATTTTCGAGCAGAACCAAGACCGCAAGCACAGAACGTACGTGTACGTACTGACTGTCACTGAGATTCTGGAGGATTGGGAAGATTCGGTTAGCATTGGGAGGAAGCGAGAGTGGTTCAAAATCGAAGATGCGATCAAGGTTCTCCAGTGCCACAAGCCCGTGCATGCCGAATATCTGGAAAAACTAAAGCTGGGCGGTTCCCCAACCAATGGAAACTCCGTGGCCGCGTCCCTGCCACAGAGCGATCCCTAG